The nucleotide window TCGAAACTGCTTCCGCAACCACAGCTGCTCTTCATATTACCACCTGAAATCTTGAATGTTGAGCCAATCAGTTCCGTAGAATAGGTTAGCGTTGTCTTGTTCAATATTTTAAGAGAGTTCTCGTCTATTACCACTTTCGCTTCGCTGTCAGGTAGAATAAAAACTACCTTTTTATTagcttcaaaatcatcatcaaaatcatcCGAGTCTCCAGaatctttttccttcacaTCTTCCTGTGCATGTCTTGGGTTTTGTTTCGGAGCATCTAACGCAGTGTCAACTTTCTTCTCTGGGACTAATCTCATATTGTACTGAAACCCATGACAGCCGCCACTTTCGACAGAAATCTTTAGGActtcttttgaatctttgtATATATCTGCTAACCTAGTAGCTGCCTTTCGTGATATGGAAAACTGCATCCCTGCTGGCTGGTTGATTATTCTGACTGGCTTAATAAGCGGCTCCGCCGCTATTGAGAGGAAACGCCAGCACTGCGTAGGAGCTCTGCTTATCAGTCCCGTAGACGAAGTGCGCCACAAAATGTATGATACAGGACTGAACAAcattttaatattttttttttgtcaagTCACTGATGAGtatatcatcaatttgGCCACTACCCCGgttatttttgaatcataGATGCTCGTCTAGTGAGAGTTCATCATAACGCGAAGAGTCAATGTTACCCGGCACATGCATCAACTACTATAAACCGCTGCAAACCAGGCAGTTGGGTTTCCTCTCATACTTGAATTTGTGCATGAAAAAGCCATCGGCGCCATTTATCATAATGAAATTGGTTATGTTGTCATAATCCGCTACCATATCGAAGTAGATTTTAACTACCTCGTTGCAACAGGCAGCTGCTACAATTGTGTTAGTCGTGCTAACGCTTGGTACAATGCGTTTTATCACACCTAACATGTAGCTCATATTCAGTTTTCTATGATCGATGTCGAATTTTCTTGCTCTTGTGAAACACCTCTCCAAGACCAGAGCTGCTTCTTCAGGATTATCCAACTCAGAATCGGGGCATTCGACAGTAGCTACATATTCAATGACATGTTCTAAAACTCTCGGGTTATTGGCAACAGTGCACATGGGAACCGAATGCTGCTGCAACGGAAGGGTATCAAGAGAACATTCCCAGCATGCAGTAATACCTGGTATAATTGTCTTTATGTGACCTTTTAAGCCCTCAGTGCCTCCGTCGATGAATGGTATACATACTTCAAAATGCGTTTCTCTTGTTATCTGCACAAGCACCTTGTTGACATATCTGCGTGGCTCTATAGCATCTAAACCTGATATTACAAACTGGTATTGCTTGAAGAACTCTACTGGAAATAGTGTTAAGTCTCGCACATAAGGTGTCACTATGACTTCTGGGTATCCTTTGTTCTCCATTTGCCGTACTTCATTCCAGTtattgatatattttgctGCCACTTCAGCTTTTGGTTTCCCAATATCATATTCGGTGAATAGGAACTGCCTGTTCAAATTAGTTAGCTCAATTGTATCTAAATCAACAACATGAATGTTTCTTACCTGTAGCATGGCCAAATTCTTGAGGATTTCACAGCCCAAACCACCTGCACCCAATACAAGGACAGTACAATCTATCATTGTCCTTTTGCAGTGGTCTAGATCAATTTGTTGGCAAGTGCTTTACCCGCGAATTTTAACAAGTATGTCATTTGCACGGATTTTTAGCTTTGTCAATGTAAGGAAGAAACTATACGCACGAAAATAAACACCTATATTCCACAAGTGTTCAACATGGATACAATACTTATAAAATATATAATGACTTATATCTTAAAATAATCATGGTAAAGGGTTTGAGTACGTCGAGAAACGCAGTGCTTAATCTGCCTTAACACCACCATTACCAGCTCTTTCAGCTTCCTCAATAGATTGCTTATCAGTCTTTGGACCAGATGTAGCTCCACCAAACAAGGAGGCAGCTGTGAATGGTCTTTTCATGTCGCCAGTGGCTGGCTTACCAAACAGATGGATTTTAACTTCGTTAGATTCCAAAGCTGTCTTGATTGGTGAGATACATTGCATGAACAATGGGTTGGTATATTTCATATATAAATGCATGAAACCCATCATAGCCAACCCAGTGTAAATAGATTTGATGGCGCTGTCGATTTCCTTCAAATCATAGTCCTTGACGGTAGTGGTTTCCAATTTCTCACCTTCGCCACCAAATGGGCTTGATGGTTGgacatatttcaaagtaGTCAAATCGTTCTTAGTAACAATGATCTTTCTGGTTAATTGATAGATGATGAAGGCAAGGCCAACAGAAGCACCATATGCAATTCTAATGTACAAAATATTCTGCTCGTTTTCCATGTCGATACGACGAGACAGCTGCATCATGACCAACATGATGATCAAGTTACTAATCTGAGGGCTCACCATTTTAGCTTGTTATCTTAGACCGTTGCTCTTGTAGCTCTTCCAGGACACAAAAGAATAGACCCAACTATATAACAAGTGTACACTAGTTTCGTGCGATTTATAAAGACGacatttttgtaaattcgTTCATTTTTCCTTCGAGATCACAATCGAAGCGCTTGGTGCAAAAAAAGGCCAACAAACCACATGCCAATCATACTCGACGAACGATAATACAAATAGAGAATAAAATATTAGGTCGGATTGATTCAAGCGa belongs to Zygotorulaspora mrakii chromosome 1, complete sequence and includes:
- the SND3 gene encoding Snd3p (similar to Saccharomyces cerevisiae PHO88 (YBR106W); ancestral locus Anc_3.355), with product MVSPQISNLIIMLVMMQLSRRIDMENEQNILYIRIAYGASVGLAFIIYQLTRKIIVTKNDLTTLKYVQPSSPFGGEGEKLETTTVKDYDLKEIDSAIKSIYTGLAMMGFMHLYMKYTNPLFMQCISPIKTALESNEVKIHLFGKPATGDMKRPFTAASLFGGATSGPKTDKQSIEEAERAGNGGVKAD
- the UBA3 gene encoding NEDD8-activating protein UBA3 (similar to Saccharomyces cerevisiae UBA3 (YPR066W); ancestral locus Anc_3.356), with amino-acid sequence MIDCTVLVLGAGGLGCEILKNLAMLQVRNIHVVDLDTIELTNLNRQFLFTEYDIGKPKAEVAAKYINNWNEVRQMENKGYPEVIVTPYVRDLTLFPVEFFKQYQFVISGLDAIEPRRYVNKVLVQITRETHFEVCIPFIDGGTEGLKGHIKTIIPGITACWECSLDTLPLQQHSVPMCTVANNPRVLEHVIEYVATVECPDSELDNPEEAALVLERCFTRARKFDIDHRKLNMSYMLGVIKRIVPSVSTTNTIVAAACCNEVVKIYFDMVADYDNITNFIMINGADGFFMHKFKYERKPNCLVCSGL
- the ISA2 gene encoding Isa2p (similar to Saccharomyces cerevisiae ISA2 (YPR067W); ancestral locus Anc_3.357), whose amino-acid sequence is MLFSPVSYILWRTSSTGLISRAPTQCWRFLSIAAEPLIKPVRIINQPAGMQFSISRKAATRLADIYKDSKEVLKISVESGGCHGFQYNMRLVPEKKVDTALDAPKQNPRHAQEDVKEKDSGDSDDFDDDFEANKKVVFILPDSEAKVVIDENSLKILNKTTLTYSTELIGSTFKISGGNMKSSCGCGSSFDVDLEN